Proteins encoded in a region of the Clostridium butyricum genome:
- a CDS encoding V-type ATP synthase subunit B produces the protein MLKEYRTVTEVVGPLMVVEGVEGVKYDELVEIELHTGEKRRGKVLEINGSKAMVQIFEGSSGINLKGTKAKFLGRPLELGVSEDMLGRVFDGMGRSNDNGPDIIPEKRVDINGEAINPMARDFPSEFIQTGISAIDGLNTLVRGQKLPVFSASGLPHQELAAQIARQAKVLNSDSKFAIVFAAIGITFEEAQFFVEEFKSTGAIDRSVLFMNLASDPAIERIATPRMALTCAEYLAYEKGMQVLVILTDITNYAEALREISAARKEVPGRRGYPGYLYTDLSTLYERAGRLRGKEGSITQIPILTMPEDDKTHPIPDLTGYITEGQIILSRELYKKGLMPPIDVLPSLSRLKDKGIGKGKTREDHADTMNQLFAAYSQGKQAKELSAILGESALSETDKKLAKFAEAFEAEYVSQGFSTNRSIEETLDLGWKLLKMIPRTELKRIRDEYLEKYLPREEE, from the coding sequence ATGCTTAAAGAGTATAGAACAGTTACAGAAGTTGTTGGCCCTTTGATGGTTGTTGAAGGTGTTGAAGGCGTTAAGTACGATGAACTAGTTGAAATTGAACTTCATACTGGTGAAAAAAGAAGAGGTAAGGTTCTTGAAATAAATGGATCTAAAGCAATGGTTCAGATATTCGAAGGATCTTCAGGAATAAACTTAAAGGGTACTAAAGCTAAATTCTTAGGTAGACCACTTGAACTTGGTGTATCTGAAGATATGTTAGGAAGAGTATTCGATGGTATGGGTAGATCTAACGATAATGGCCCAGACATCATTCCTGAAAAAAGAGTTGATATTAACGGTGAAGCTATAAACCCTATGGCTAGAGATTTCCCATCAGAATTTATTCAAACAGGAATATCTGCTATAGATGGACTTAACACTCTAGTTAGAGGACAAAAGCTTCCTGTTTTCTCAGCATCAGGACTTCCTCACCAAGAGCTTGCTGCACAAATCGCAAGACAAGCAAAAGTTTTAAATTCTGATTCTAAGTTTGCCATTGTATTTGCAGCTATAGGTATCACATTCGAAGAAGCTCAATTCTTCGTTGAAGAATTTAAATCAACAGGTGCCATTGATAGATCAGTTCTATTCATGAACTTAGCATCTGACCCAGCTATCGAAAGAATAGCTACTCCAAGAATGGCATTAACTTGTGCTGAATACTTAGCATACGAAAAGGGAATGCAAGTTCTTGTTATACTGACAGATATTACTAACTATGCTGAAGCATTAAGAGAAATTTCAGCAGCTAGAAAAGAAGTTCCAGGAAGAAGAGGATACCCAGGTTACTTATATACTGACCTTTCTACATTATACGAAAGAGCAGGAAGATTAAGAGGTAAAGAAGGTTCTATCACTCAAATTCCTATACTTACAATGCCTGAAGATGATAAAACTCATCCAATTCCAGACTTAACTGGATATATTACAGAAGGTCAAATTATCCTTTCAAGAGAATTATACAAGAAAGGTTTAATGCCACCTATCGATGTTTTACCATCACTTTCAAGACTTAAAGATAAAGGTATAGGTAAAGGAAAGACTAGAGAAGACCATGCAGATACTATGAACCAATTATTTGCAGCATATTCACAAGGTAAGCAAGCAAAAGAATTATCAGCTATCTTAGGAGAATCAGCTTTATCTGAAACTGATAAGAAACTTGCTAAATTTGCAGAAGCTTTTGAAGCAGAATACGTTTCACAAGGTTTCAGTACAAACAGAAGTATCGAAGAAACTCTTGATTTAGGATGGAAATTATTAAAGATGATTCCAAGAACTGAACTTAAGAGAATCAGAGATGAATACCTTGAAAAATATCTGCCAAGAGAGGAAGAATAG